The Salvia miltiorrhiza cultivar Shanhuang (shh) chromosome 2, IMPLAD_Smil_shh, whole genome shotgun sequence DNA window ttgcttgaagaaaaaaagcaaaaaaaaaaaaaaaagaagcaaaaatgGTGAGAGGAAAGACTCAGATGAGGCGTATCGAGAACGCCACAAGCAGGCAAGTGACCTTCTCGAAGAGGAGAAATGGGCTGCTGAAGAAGGCCTTCGAGCTCTCAGTTCTTTGCGATGCTGAGGTGGCACTCATCATCTTCTCCCCTAGAGGCAAGCTCCATGAATTCGCAAGCTCAAGGTAATtaactcatctctctctctctctctctctctctctctctctctcagtgtgtgtgtgtgtgttgagtTGAATATTTGGAGATTCTTGATATATTCTTTCTTGATTTCACATGTGTGGAGGGGAGGGATGGGTTTGGTAGTATCACGATTCATCTAAGCAAGTTTTAGGTTTCTAGCTAGCCTTAACCGCCAGATCCTTCCATTAATTATGGTGGGCTGATCTATCCGTACAGTCTGTTTCATGGAAAATGCTTTTTGATTCTTTGTGATTTGATTGCCCTCTTACACATTaactcaatttttatttttccatcTATTGGTGCATCAAATCTACTGAATTGTTTtcctaattttatttctttggtTTCGCTTTCGCCGCTTGAATTTTTAGGCCACTTCTCATGTCTGAATCGGTTTCAAACActggttttttcttttcctagTTCATCACACAAGGAAAGATTGGATTTTTATCATATTATATGTGCttttgtatgtatatatacCATTTCATTTGATGTTGTTTGTACTTGATTAATGCAAGAGAGATCAACTATATATAATCATATGTACGGACAAATTTGAGGAAATACAGTTATTACATACAGTATAGGAATAAATGCATTTCACATATATATTTTCCCATTAAAACTTAATTGGGGTTAATGTGTACATTGCATAACACTATGTATGCGAGAGTGAAATAGATTCAATGATTGCAATCATAACATTCTTACCTTTTCCCTCTCCGGTTGATTCTGGAAGATAATTTCTCTAATTTTTCATCAAATTATACATCTTTTTCTTGATTCACAAACAATCACATTGAACTCAAACAAATCaaattcttttcttgttttagttTCTTGATTGCATACATcagattaatttaaaaatagtcgaAAGACTTTTCGTTTTCTTGAGTTAGAATAAGCCAAGTGTTATCATATAATTCCGGGCTTAAATTTTTAGAGTAGGTAGCTAGAGTGCAGGCCTATACAATGGATAGGGCAATGAGATGCAAATCTTGatataaaatattcatacaATCTGATATATCTGCAAGTAAAGCTTAGAGATTGATTCCCACTAAGCATTATAGAAAAATGTGATGATGGTAAAGATAGAAAAGCTATAGTTTTACTAGTTAAATTGGTATTTAGTGGAGCAGGAGTGATGGAGAGggattattatttatatttttaatttaattttggaaGGATAAATATGTAGCAAAGGCCAGTTGTCAATAACGTAGTACAATTATATTGTTGCAAGAGCATCTATCTTGTCTTTGTAGAAGAGGCCATGGTCTTGATATGTTCCCTTTATATCACACTCGTAGAATCTTTTTTCTGCATCAAATGCTTGTACGGACTTCCATCTACAATGTTGTTGCAGATACCAATGACATACATTTCTTTATTTTGCTACACCTTCATCTTTTTTGCCTCTTTTCTATACTATAAcatcatatatatgtataaagcTCTAAGAATGAATACATACACTCACgtgcctatatatatgtgtgtatgtaTGTACGTGTGTATCTATATGTGTGTATTTGTTTGTGTAGTTTTATGCACATCACACACTTAAAAGTATCATCATCACATGTGTGTGTTATGTACAAGAGTGTTGTTTGTTGTGATTAAATCACTCTTTCTTTTAGGCTTTGTTTACTTTGAAGATTTATAATTTGAATGATGGATAATAAATAGAATATTGATATGATAAGATTATTAAGTACTATAATCTATGTGCACTTTGAAACATTAAGAATAACGAATGAAGTGTGTGTGTTGACTTAATGGTAGAGTTGTTAATGATTGAACCCAAatatttcaaattcaaatttgtgGCCTATAAAATTTCTGcttattcaataaataaataaaaagattaaCGAGTGGATAAATATTTGATatctaattatttaattatttatatccgAATCAAAGTAATTTGGGTTATCTACTCATTGAATAATTTTGCATATAGGTTTTCATTTAACCCtagtatttaatttgattagtcTTGAATAATACTAAGTGCCAATTCTTTTGTATTGTTGACaaaataagaaagaagagaCATCCATTATTGGCACATATCCTGTTGATGAGTGAAATTATTGAAATTAGTGATGAAAGGACATCTATTAGTCATATGAGAAGAAACTTAAGACtgacagaaaaaaaagaaaaatgattcCATATTCACCTTGTTTAGCGTGTTCCCTTGtgttatgataattaattaaataatatagcAATAGTACATGAAGAAAATTGTTTAGCACAACGCATGCAGTTTGACAGACCATAATTATTGGCTAGCAACATGTTCCATAGCAGGTATgacatatacatatattttcacGCCATACGAGATTTCTTATTCTATTgtattttgattattatatGATATTCGAGTATAcgattgtgtatatatatatatatatatggggagaggttctaataaaaatcgatgagaaatgagaattaatcttaaccctttattttctttaacaTGCGGTTAGGATTTAACTatttaatgttaatttatttattaatgtatTACGCGTGTAAGGCTATATAAGTAATTTGAACAGTTCTTTAAAATGGTAGTTACCGAAAATTGAGGGATTGGTTTAATCCTTTTTGTTATTAATTCTTATTGATATTGCTAAATAGTtacctttttaattttattaattaattatatttctaaGTGTTGACTACTAGATTTTTGTTTAAGAAATTCGTGTCTATCATTGCATACCATTTTATTGTGTCAttcattataattatatgtagATTTCAGTTGCATAGTGAATAAGAATCATTGTACTGATATTGTAAAGCATATAATTGCACAGATATGAGTCGAAATTGCACAGATAATTACACATGTTATTGTGTTgcataattatttgatcattgTTGCACGAATAATTTTTGTGCCGCATACCATTAATTATGCCATTCATTATAATAATATGTAGATTTCAGTTACATAGTGAATAACAAACATTGCACAGATATTGAACCTTGATTATGTTGCACAGTGAATAAAAATCATTGCACATATATTATAATGCATATAATTGCACAGATATGTGTCGAAATTGCACAGATGATTTCTACAATGTATATTGTGCAACAACAATACAACAATGCATATTTTGATTACGCAGTGCATATTAAGCAGTATTTTCGGAGGGTATTAGTTGTTGGATTTACGAAATATCCTTTTTACCCTTCTATCATTAATACAACAAATGTTACTAATCCGTGGGTAATATTTTGATTACATCCTGACCTTCTATTTTGAAGCGATCAAAGGCCTAAATTGGTTCTTAGTTCTAATTTTAAGGATGGTTTATATGttaacccaaccctatatatatatatatatagggagaggttctaataaaaacatcttttaaaatgagaactaagaacctaatcttgaccttttaaatattagatctaatggttaggatttagtcaacaaaagaaactgtgcatctattatattttactgtgcacttaaaaaatatgcaatttatgcaattgaaaccaacaatgcaaaatactcaagcaaatctaaattgtgcatctatgcaattgaaactgtgcatctatgcaatcgaaattgtgcatctgtagtttaatctcagccctctattttatttaaatcaatggctttaaattagttcctagttttcatcttaagaggggtttttatattaaccataccctatatatatatatatatatatatatatatatatatatatatatatatatatatacacacacacacacatatatatggagaggttcaagaaagaaccactaaataaaaaaaagaacgaAGAATCATTTttagtcattcgatcatcaagatctgcgatggatgcatcatcttgttgggtgaatgcagatcctgggtttgAATTCTGAAAGgagcaatttattttattttttttagtccattaattttaacagcgaatgagTTCTCAATATATCATTTctctcctctatatatatatatatatatatatatatatatataacttgtattggcaaaattaaatataagagGATCCATTATGGAAGATTCCAGTGATAAAAACCTTCATTATCGATGGAGATGTGTAATTCCAATCTTTATAGTCTCCCAACTTccaattcaaaaagaaaaagaaattaaatgctCATCTATTTTCACATAAACTTATTTCAGAGAATCTAATAATACATTTATATCACTTTaattgcttcttcttttttttaataaattgacaatgttaaataaaaaaatttaaaggccgcacCATAGatgactcgaacccaagacctttaaTTGCTTCTTTAATACTGCACACGGTGGCTTGTAGTTGCATCCAAACTTCGGAGGAAATGATTTAATAATGATTCGTCTGCAGTTTTCACTAAAAGGTCGCACCATAGGAGACTCGAACCCAAGTCTTGCTTGGATGAATGCATGCGATTTTATTCCAAATGTGAATGTTTTTTTCAGAGAGCCCAAATGTGAATGGTTTTCACTAATACTTAGCCTCAACAAACTTGAGTGATTTGATTTTAAAATGATTATGCTTGAGTAGTTTTCTCTTATCTGGGATTGAGTTATCTAGAAGTTAGAAATTACTCTAGTTAATCTTAAAAAAATTCCTACAGCacttaaaaaaaagaacaaatacATTGTTTGTTCTTtatcataatttgatttttaattagtttgaattattaattGTAGGTGCTGTCATGTTAAAAATTTAGTCCTTTTTGATTTTATGTGTTTATGCTAATCTCGCACAATACTATCGAGATTTTCGCCAATATATCATTCACTCGATTATAATGTTAATTAATCATTTAAGTGTGTGTtctttttgttgtaaatttatcatgagaaaatcagggatatataatttttttgtcacTTATTaaatttttcctttcttttccctcattttctacaaatgAGAATTTCACCtttctcattcctcattttcactctaagggagaataatattatcacaccaaaaatggagagataatattatctctggAGTGAAaaggaattttttttagaaaatgagGAAAGACACactttaaatctttttttttttcttgcatcGTGTTATAACTAATCATAAACAATAGTGTCATAGACGCTAAAATTAGACTGTTTGATTCGAGAAAAGATAGAATGCAGCGAAGAACTAGACAAAATATCTTACAATAGTGATCATAAATTAACTCTACCATATTTATGTATCTTCACAATGGATGTGCCAACTGTTGGAGTGATAATTATTAGAATTGTTATTTGAACTGCTTTTTGATTTGTGTTAATAAAACTATGAAAATTGTGTAGAGACAAGAAAATTGTATAGCTTTAAACAATACCTGACAAAATACTGACCACAAATTCACTAGCTAGTTATTAAATTTTGCTTTTTCTTGTGATGAATTTGGAAAAGAGAGATATATACATGTCCATTAGAAGCAActtttttgcaaatctcttatGATTTTATACTCCCAATTAATTATCCATGCAATTCATGATTTGCATCTGTATTGTGAAATAACCatgatcaaataaatataatatttctatatatatacatgtatctGCATGACTGAGGTTGATGAGGAAGATCCCTTTCTACTATACATTTtgcttaaattaaataatagtcTCACTTAGTATGCTAcaaattctaatttattttgatgtatAATTGAACTTGTTAGCATGCATGAGACGATCGAGCGTTACCAGAAGCATACTAAAGATAATCAAGCTAACAATCCACCTTCGGAGCATAATATGCAGGtttgatcaatttttttctttatttatacaTGTAAAAATATTTGCAAATTTTCACGAGCCGAGTACTGACAAGCTTCTCATCAAACTGCAGCATTTGAAGCACGAAGCAGCAAGCATGATGAAAAAAATCGAGCAGCTGGAAACCTCGAAGAGGTTTGAATTTATtcatatgaatattaatgtTATTGTTGGAAATTttgttgaaaaataaattttgatttcTAGTTCAATCTTCCCTCTCTAGGAAGTTACTCGGTGAAGGTTTAGGCTCGTGCACCATCGAGGAGCTGCAGCATCTCGAGCAGCAGCTGGAGCGCAGCGTCACCACCATTCGTGCAAGAAAGGTATATATGATGTGTTGTATGTAGGATTgcttgcacgagacctgatattttattttttcgattaattttttatgtattgaTCAGATGCAAGTATACAAGCAGCAGATCGAGCATTTGAAGGAAAAGGTAAATCAATCAATCCTTCCTAGATTGTACAAATTTCATTAGATGTGATTTTGTTACTATATGATGAGTTTAAAAATCACTAAAGAGTTAATACATTTGCATGCATATTTGATATATAGGAGAAAGCCCTAGCTGCTGAAAATGCAATGCTGTGTGAGAAGGTAATTTCGAGTCTTTTTCCCAAAACCATATTAGTTTTTTCATTACAATATGATACAAAAATGCTAGAGGATCATAGTTATTTCAAATGTGTGACACCCTCCAAATTAATAAATCCACCCTATTAACATTTCAATACTAAACTATATACAAAGTGGAAAAATGAGATGCTTTTGGGATTCTAAGACGTTGATAACGCGTTGTAGTTTGGACTTCAAACACGAGGGGGAGGAGGAGAAGGAGGATCGAACGAGGAGAGAGCAGTGGCGCCGTCTGCAGATATCAGTGAGGTGTCGGATGTGGAGACTGAGTTGTTCATAGGGCTTCCTGAGACGAGGCATAAGCGCCCCTACCAGAAATAGTATGTGAATAATTTGAGAAGCTAGCTAACTCCTAGCTTTAGTATAACTTAATTATGTATGTTTATATATGAATGATGTTGcttattttgtttttatgtCGATTTATGATTTGCAGTTGGAACTGCATATAATCTGTACTTACATCTGTAAACCacattgttttcttttttggctgCGATGGAATGTGGTAATTATACAGATCATATATGGTTCCGATGAATGATTAATCACTACTTTTTTCTACATCACTCTTTTTCTctacatatattatattgtGAAGAACTTTTCGAATTATTAATGTGGGATTTATCTAATCTAtttagggcgtgtttgatattggctaatacactgtattagctaatttagtacagatcagtctagtgtttggtattatttagtaataatgcagaacccggtttaatcccacgacctagtattattaatccagatttcttaggattaataataccacctcctcccctaggattaacttaaactaggatattctgtatttagccatgatagcaaacaccaactcagtattaataatctgtcattatccacgctaaatatctTAGTTATAAATCATCCTATATAATCTTTTACTGAAAACTAAACGAGCCCTTAATGTGCTTTATTGTCGAGCTAGCTCGGTTGAGGAGAATCTGAATCAGTTTTGGGCTATTGTTGTAGGTGAAGGCGAACCGATTGAGGAGATGTGgggaaaaaaatttgaaaaaaattaaacttgTACGATCAACGAGGACTTTAGTTTTTGGTCAAAAAAATGATGATGGTACTTTGTAGTTTATATGAATTATAATAACATTGTCATTTGCATCAAACCGAAGACCCTCTGCATCAACATTATCAAACTCAAAGTTCAAGTTAAGTACAATGTTCAATCTGAAAACAAGGTGAATGTCGTCCGCATCAATGTCATAAAGTTCGAGGATCAAGTTTGAGAAGATCATAGAAGGCATATTTCTCCAACAAATTTTAAGGACTACTCAAAGCCTGTTCAAAAATCAAtttgaagagaagaatcagatgATCAAATAGAGATAAAATAATTCGTAAACAGGCATTTGATCTacaaatattgaaattttataaattttgtatttatatagaATTTATAGTTAGAGTATATTGTGAATTACGTAGACAAAACTTTGTATGTTTTGAGGTGTGAGTGTCAAGATGTGATGTTGATATTTATAGCAATTTCATTTTTGGAAAAAGATCTTGTACAAAAGATATATCCGTACAAGAAAAGAAGATCCGCGATTTATATTGTCATCCTTGGTATAGATTGGGTTGAGCCGTTGAAATATGAATTATCATACATGATATGAAGATTTACTCAACAAGGAGAATCTAAAAAAAGAACTAATACAAGTCAAAGATCCATCTAAATAAGGTAATTATCTTTGTTGGGCTGAAAGAGAAGATCTAAGGCTTGAAGACTATATAACCCACTTTTATTAAGAAGGTTTGTGGAGATCGTGTTGAATTGATTAATCTCGCACAATATAGTGTCAAGTGTCTTTTGTTTCTGTTAGGTGTTCTCCTAGACGTGCTACCTATGTCAATAGAATGCTTGTGATGTAAACACTATTGAGCGAAAATCTATCTATAAGAAAATCCACAAAAATTGTAGTGCGGTTTGAGGGGctcgaattttaataaattgttgtgagat harbors:
- the LOC131009030 gene encoding MADS-box protein SOC1 isoform X1; amino-acid sequence: MVRGKTQMRRIENATSRQVTFSKRRNGLLKKAFELSVLCDAEVALIIFSPRGKLHEFASSSMHETIERYQKHTKDNQANNPPSEHNMQHLKHEAASMMKKIEQLETSKRKLLGEGLGSCTIEELQHLEQQLERSVTTIRARKMQVYKQQIEHLKEKEKALAAENAMLCEKFGLQTRGGGGEGGSNEERAVAPSADISEVSDVETELFIGLPETRHKRPYQK
- the LOC131009030 gene encoding MADS-box protein SOC1 isoform X2 encodes the protein MVRGKTQMRRIENATSRQVTFSKRRNGLLKKAFELSVLCDAEVALIIFSPRGKLHEFASSSMHETIERYQKHTKDNQANNPPSEHNMQHLKHEAASMMKKIEQLETSKRKLLGEGLGSCTIEELQHLEQQLERSVTTIRARKMQVYKQQIEHLKEKFGLQTRGGGGEGGSNEERAVAPSADISEVSDVETELFIGLPETRHKRPYQK